One genomic region from Candidatus Eremiobacterota bacterium encodes:
- a CDS encoding amino acid adenylation domain-containing protein: protein MKLDLVSLLSERERRQVLFEWNATERAYPDACVHELFETQVRRSSDAVAVEDEHARLSYAELNARANRLARRLRARGVGPDKLVGVCMQRSAEMLVALLAVFKAGGGYVPLDPEYPAERMAYVLGDSAPVLVLTHGAVGANVHALLARDGGPVVDVVADAAKWAGESDADLARDGLLPAHLAYVIYTSGSTGRPKGAMNEHRAVVNRLLWAQDAYALQPGDAVLQKTPFSFDVSVGELFWPLLFGARLVMAREDGHKDPDYLVRTVQERRITNVHFVPSMLGYFLDEPDVAARCTSLKNVFCSGEALTKAQAERFYERLPFVQLSNLYGPTEAAVEVTAWRCPRENVPVNVPIGKPIANTRMYVLDAHLEPVPVGVAGELYIGGVQVGRGYLNRPELTAERFVANPFVAGERLYKTGDLARFLPDGAIEYLGRNDFQVKIHGFRIELGEIEARLATFPGLREVAVTAPNDRASEKHLVAYYTAPEALDAQTLRAHLLAGLPEYMVPALYVHLEEFPRTSSGKLDRKALPVPGETPRAYEAPAGELETALAAIWSELLNVERVGRDDNFFELGGHSLITMRLANALKRYGLRLPSVAVIFQHPTVRALAAYFAAQPHGDAAHAAIPVRSGGTEPPLFLIHELFGDDLYFTRLSRHIAADVPVYGVPAVPLDEPQLHSVEEIAARKLEMILAVQPAGPYRIAGWSFGGVVAYEIAAQLLARGLPVEFLGLIDSMCPTARRSRDKLQLGNARAALRALLHRNGVVLGDEADAAGSFEELLAHCRERDALPAHLAAWADAEIRALCARVAAHLHAEETYAPPGIAMPIHLFAAEHSFPVAERMLHSEAGTLGWGLVAVSRQLHRTTVPGNHVSITTEHAPVLGRELSDVLCSLPSIPERRVSSL, encoded by the coding sequence ATGAAGCTCGATCTCGTCTCGCTGCTCTCCGAGCGAGAGCGCCGCCAAGTGCTGTTCGAATGGAACGCGACCGAGCGCGCGTACCCCGACGCGTGCGTGCACGAGCTGTTCGAAACGCAGGTACGCAGGTCGTCCGACGCCGTCGCGGTCGAGGACGAGCACGCGCGGCTGAGCTACGCCGAGCTGAACGCGCGGGCGAACCGGCTCGCGCGTCGTCTGCGCGCGCGCGGCGTCGGCCCGGACAAGCTGGTCGGAGTGTGCATGCAGCGCAGCGCCGAGATGCTCGTCGCGCTGCTGGCGGTCTTCAAGGCCGGCGGCGGGTACGTCCCGCTCGATCCCGAGTATCCCGCCGAGCGGATGGCGTACGTGCTCGGCGACAGCGCGCCGGTGCTGGTGCTCACGCACGGCGCGGTCGGCGCGAACGTGCACGCGCTGCTCGCGCGCGACGGCGGGCCCGTGGTCGACGTCGTCGCCGATGCGGCGAAGTGGGCCGGCGAATCGGACGCGGATCTCGCGCGCGACGGGCTGCTCCCGGCACACCTGGCCTACGTCATCTACACGTCCGGCTCGACCGGGCGGCCGAAAGGCGCGATGAACGAGCACCGCGCGGTGGTGAACCGGCTGCTGTGGGCGCAGGACGCGTACGCGCTGCAGCCGGGCGACGCGGTGCTGCAGAAGACGCCGTTCAGCTTCGACGTCTCGGTCGGCGAGCTGTTCTGGCCGCTGCTGTTCGGCGCGCGTTTGGTGATGGCGCGCGAAGACGGCCACAAAGACCCCGACTATCTCGTGCGCACCGTTCAGGAGCGCCGGATCACGAACGTGCACTTCGTGCCCTCGATGCTCGGATATTTCCTCGACGAGCCCGATGTGGCGGCACGTTGCACGTCGCTGAAGAACGTATTCTGCAGCGGCGAAGCGCTGACCAAGGCGCAGGCCGAACGCTTCTACGAGCGGCTGCCCTTCGTGCAGCTCTCGAACCTGTACGGCCCGACCGAAGCGGCGGTGGAGGTGACGGCGTGGCGGTGCCCGCGCGAGAACGTGCCGGTGAACGTCCCGATCGGCAAGCCGATCGCGAACACGCGGATGTACGTCCTCGACGCGCACCTGGAACCGGTTCCGGTCGGCGTCGCGGGCGAGCTGTACATCGGCGGCGTGCAGGTCGGGCGCGGCTATCTGAACCGTCCCGAGCTGACCGCGGAGCGTTTCGTCGCGAACCCGTTCGTCGCCGGCGAGCGGCTGTACAAGACCGGCGATCTCGCGCGCTTCCTTCCCGACGGCGCGATCGAGTACTTGGGCCGCAACGACTTCCAGGTGAAGATTCACGGCTTCCGCATCGAGCTCGGCGAGATCGAAGCGCGGCTGGCGACGTTCCCCGGCCTGCGCGAGGTCGCGGTCACCGCGCCCAACGACCGCGCGAGCGAGAAGCATCTGGTCGCGTACTACACCGCGCCCGAAGCGCTCGACGCGCAAACGTTGCGCGCCCATCTGCTCGCCGGGCTTCCCGAGTACATGGTGCCGGCGCTGTACGTGCACCTCGAAGAGTTCCCGCGCACCTCGAGCGGAAAGCTCGACCGCAAAGCGCTGCCGGTTCCCGGCGAGACGCCGCGCGCGTATGAAGCACCGGCCGGCGAGCTCGAGACCGCGCTCGCCGCGATCTGGAGCGAGCTGCTGAACGTCGAGCGGGTCGGGCGCGACGACAACTTCTTCGAGCTCGGCGGGCACTCGCTGATCACGATGCGCCTGGCCAACGCGCTGAAGCGGTACGGCTTGCGCCTGCCGAGCGTCGCGGTGATCTTCCAGCACCCGACGGTGCGCGCGCTGGCGGCGTACTTCGCCGCGCAGCCGCACGGCGACGCTGCGCACGCGGCGATCCCGGTTCGCTCGGGCGGCACGGAACCGCCGCTGTTCCTGATCCACGAGCTGTTCGGCGACGACCTGTACTTCACCCGACTGAGCCGGCACATCGCCGCGGACGTGCCGGTCTACGGCGTGCCCGCCGTGCCGCTCGACGAACCGCAGCTGCACAGCGTCGAAGAGATCGCCGCGCGCAAGCTGGAGATGATCCTCGCCGTGCAGCCGGCCGGGCCGTACCGCATCGCGGGCTGGTCGTTCGGCGGCGTCGTTGCGTACGAGATCGCCGCGCAGCTGCTCGCGCGCGGGCTGCCGGTCGAGTTCTTGGGGCTGATCGACAGCATGTGCCCGACGGCACGGCGCTCGCGCGACAAGCTGCAGCTCGGGAACGCGCGCGCGGCGCTGCGCGCGCTGCTGCACCGCAACGGCGTCGTGCTCGGCGACGAAGCCGACGCAGCGGGCAGCTTCGAAGAGCTGCTCGCGCACTGCCGCGAGCGCGACGCGCTTCCCGCCCATCTCGCCGCGTGGGCGGACGCGGAGATCCGCGCGCTCTGCGCTCGCGTCGCGGCACACCTCCACGCCGAAGAAACCTATGCGCCGCCGGGGATCGCGATGCCGATCCACCTCTTTGCGGCGGAACACAGCTTCCCCGTCGCGGAGCGGATGCTCCACAGCGAAGCCGGCACGCTGGGATGGGGCTTGGTCGCGGTGAGCCGGCAGCTCCATCGCACCACCGTTCCCGGTAACCACGTCTCGATCACCACCGAACACGCACCCGTTCTCGGGCGGGAGCTCTCGGACGTACTCTGCAGCCTCCCGTCGATCCCCGAACGCAGAGTCAGCTCACTCTAA